The sequence TGGCCTGTTCACTTTGCCCCAGACTTTCATAAGCGTGAATCAGAAAACTGCGGGTCAGAATCTCATAAGGGTGAGTCTTTTCCAGTCCGGAAAAGGCAGCCATATTCTGATTTAACAGGGTTACTGCATCCTTATAGTCTTTTCTGGCGATGTGATACTTTGCCAGATAAACCTTACTTTCTATCAATAAGGTATCATCAGGCTCCAGCGCTTCGCTGAGTACCTGATGCGCCTCTTCAAGTAATGAGGCATGCCGTGATTGCTGTTCCAGATACTCCTGGCCGACAATCAGTTTAATTTGTCCGGCTTGCGCAGCGGGTTTGTCATCAGCCAGGTTCGCGGCCCGACGGAGTATCGCCAATGCGCCTTTTCTGTTGCTTTGCAGGCGGCTGATCTCAATCAGTGGATCTAACAGCTCAACGGCTTTCACACCATAATGCTGCTCGTAAATCTCAATTGCCATTTCAAACAGCTTAACGGCCGAAAAGGCGTCAGTTTCTCGCAGTGCCAGCCCATAATTGTGCGCCAAAGCCGCAGTATTAGTATGCTTTGCACCGTACAGTTCACCGCCCAACGCAAAGGCCTGGTTGGCAGCACTGATGATGTCATCCCGTGAACCATTTTGCAGTGATTGCTGATAGGCCTGAAATGCCTGTGCAAAATCCTGGCTCAGATCGGCATTGGCATGGAAGGATAAGATTGCTGCAAGGATTGCGGCACGCAGAGGAAATTTCATAATGAAGTCCTTTTCAGTGTTGTTCGCTGCTTGTTTTATATTTATTGAGTTACCGTAAAGGAAGTTGTCTTTAATGGCAAATTTGCCAGGGGAATTCGAAAATTATTCGTTGTTGTTATAGAATGCGCGCCGGTTTGGCAGTCTGCTGATTACGCACTGCCTGTTGGTCTCAAGCTCCGGTAAAATACCCAAATGACCTCAATTTGTCGATTTCAGCGGGAGGTAAAAGCGTTTTAGGCAAGGCAGGTGTTGACAGGTTTAGTGGGCCTAAATCAACAACATCTAACGCAGCATAAAACGCTTTTAGCCCCGCCCTCCGGGAGCCACTGGGCACTTCCACTGCTGTGTTACACTGGTTCGAAAGGTAGACGACATTCCTTCTCCAGTGTGCCTTGCATTGAAAGCGCCCAGTGGCTCTGAAACTGACAAATTGAGGTCACTTGGGTATCTGTTCCGGTTCGCTTAAGGAAAAAAGATGTCTGAAGTTATTGTTTGCGCGCTGTATAAGTTCGCTACCCTGGATAATTATCAATCCATTCGCCAGCCCCTGCATCAGTTAATGGAAGAGCAGGGCATTAAAGGTACGCTGTTACTGGCCCATGAAGGCATAAACGGTACCGTTTCCGGCAGCCGTGAAGCCATTGATACTCTGTTGGCCTGGCTGAATCAGGATCCGCGCCTGAACCCAATCAGTTACAAAGAATCAGTCGATGCCGAACAGCCTTTTCACCGTACTAAGGTTAAGCTGAAAAAAGAGATCGTAACCATGGGCGTTGAGGGCATCGATCCGCGCCAGACCGTGGGTACCTATGTTCAGCCCCGCGAGTGGAATGATTTAATCAGCGATCCTGAAGTATTGTTAATCGATACCCGCAATGACTATGAGATTGAAATCG comes from Lacimicrobium alkaliphilum and encodes:
- a CDS encoding TonB family protein — encoded protein: MKFPLRAAILAAILSFHANADLSQDFAQAFQAYQQSLQNGSRDDIISAANQAFALGGELYGAKHTNTAALAHNYGLALRETDAFSAVKLFEMAIEIYEQHYGVKAVELLDPLIEISRLQSNRKGALAILRRAANLADDKPAAQAGQIKLIVGQEYLEQQSRHASLLEEAHQVLSEALEPDDTLLIESKVYLAKYHIARKDYKDAVTLLNQNMAAFSGLEKTHPYEILTRSFLIHAYESLGQSEQATEHCQQIGAMQPWEDTQEQVPLFRLMPDYPYNAAATGKTGTVVLNIKVDKEGFVRDPEVTAQVGPSSFVQAIKDALKKWRYAPKFENGKPVEAETEVSFRFYMRG